The genomic stretch CGTCTCTCCGCCGAAGATCGAGGTCATCGCTGCGCGCACGCGCGCCTTCGCCACCGCGTGGCGGACGCGCGAAGCGTACGTGACTCGTGGAGACACCGTCGTCGCGATCCACCTCGATACCAAGGCCGAGCGTGAAGTCGTGAAGCTACCGCCGCAGGCGCGCGGTCGGCAGACCGCGATCAATTGCGACGAGACGCTCTTGGTGGCGATCGGTCCGGATCCCGAGGGGGAGATCAGACCGAGGACGGCGCCGCCGGGCGGACTCGGTGGTACGTTGGAGGCCAATTGGGCGGCGGGAACGCCGAAGATGATCTACACCGTCGACATCCGCACGGGCGAGTTCCGTGTCATTCACCGCGAGAACGATTGGACGAACCATCTCCAGTGCTCGCCCACGGATCCGCAACAGATCGTCTTTTGCCACGAGGGTCCGTGGCACTTCAACGACCGCGTGTGGACCATGCGCGCCGACGGCGGCGGCCCGGTCCTCGTGCACGAGCGGACGATGAACATGGAGATCGCGGGCCACGAGTTCTTCGGCCACGACGGCAAGACGATCTGGTACGATCTGCAGACGCCGCGCAGCGGCGTGTTCTGGCTGGCGGGGCTGAACTTGGAGACACGGCAGCGCACGTGGTACAACCTCCGGCGCGAAGAGTGGTCGGTGCACTACAACGTGTCTCCGGACGGCACTCTCTTTTCCGGTGACGGCGGAGGGCCGACGAGCGTGGCCGCGCGCACGCTCGACGGCGAGTTGCTCGATCCACCGGGCAACGGGCAATGGATGTATCTCTTCCGGCCGGTCATGGCACGGGGAAGCTCGTTCCGCGATCGCGGGGCGCTGATCGACGTGGGACGTTTGGTGTCGGAACGATTGGTCGACATGTCGAATCACGACTACAGCAAGGACAAGGGGATCGAGCCCAACGGAACCTTCACGCCGGATGGGAAGTGGCTGGTGTTCAGCGGAAACTTCCACAGTCCGCGGGTCGACGGGCGGAGGATCAACCACACCTACGCGGTGGAGATTGCGCGCACGCACGAAGCGGTGACGACCTCCGGGCGGTGACGGAACGCGTCGAGCGGAGTCAGGAGGCGAGGGCCGTGCGGTGACCGACCGCGATCCGTTCCGCCGCGGCGCGTATCCGCGCTTCCAATACGGCGGGCTGGAGCGGCTTGGTCATGAAGTCGTCCATCCCGCTCTCCAGGCAGGTGCGGCGGTCGTGCTCGGTGGCGTGCGCGGTGAGCGCGACGATCTGCGGGCGGCGCGAGCCGAGCCGAGCGACGATCTCGCGGGTGGCTTGGCAACCGTCCATCACAGGCATCTGCACGTCCATGAAGACGATGTCGTAGGGCGTACGTTCGCAGGCGGACACGGCCTGAGCGCCGTCGTGTGCTTCGTCGCATTCGTAGCCGAGTTTGCCGAGGAAGCGGCGAGCGACCTTGCGGTTGACGGGGTTGTCCTCGACGAGGAGGCAGCGCAAGGGCAACTCATCGGCGAGCAGGGGTTGCTTCGTGATCGAGACGGGGGTTGCGCCCTCGACCGTGGGGGGCGGAGCCGCAGTCGGCGTAGGCCGCGGTTGGGCGACCGGAGCCGGCGCGGGCTGTGGTTGCGGAGAGGGGGTGGCGGCAGCGGGTTCGAGGGGGAGGCGGACCACGAACTTCGAGCCGCGACCGTGTTCGCTCTGGATCGCGACTTCTCCCGCCATGAGGTCGACGAGTTTACGAACGATGGCCAAGCCGAGGCCGGTGCCTCCATGGCGACGTGTCATCGACTTGTCGGCTTGTTCGAAGGCGTGGAAGAGGTGCGGGAGGCGATCGGCGGCGATGCCTATACCGGTGTCGCGCACGGTCAGTACGAGGAGTGTGCCCTTGCCCGCGCGACCATGTCCGTCCGTCGTGGCGAGGGAGACGGAAACCGAGCCGCGGTCGGTGAACTTCACGGCGTTGTCGACGAGGACGGAAGCGATCTGGCGGAAGCGAGCGGCATCGCCGAGCACGAGGGCCGGAACGGACTCGGTGGTGACGAAGGTCAGATCGAGGCCGCGTGCCTCGGCGGATCGGCGGTGGAGGGC from Opitutales bacterium ASA1 encodes the following:
- a CDS encoding oligogalacturonate lyase family protein; translated protein: MLLALSLRPDATRSGGPTPIQARFPMHFPARTSGVCRAFLSCVVSIAAHVGTSSGAERLPSDWIDPATGHRVIRLSPDEGGASLYFHQRYYTPEGDKMILHTRDGSLATVDIAALGVSPPKIEVIAARTRAFATAWRTREAYVTRGDTVVAIHLDTKAEREVVKLPPQARGRQTAINCDETLLVAIGPDPEGEIRPRTAPPGGLGGTLEANWAAGTPKMIYTVDIRTGEFRVIHRENDWTNHLQCSPTDPQQIVFCHEGPWHFNDRVWTMRADGGGPVLVHERTMNMEIAGHEFFGHDGKTIWYDLQTPRSGVFWLAGLNLETRQRTWYNLRREEWSVHYNVSPDGTLFSGDGGGPTSVAARTLDGELLDPPGNGQWMYLFRPVMARGSSFRDRGALIDVGRLVSERLVDMSNHDYSKDKGIEPNGTFTPDGKWLVFSGNFHSPRVDGRRINHTYAVEIARTHEAVTTSGR